From a region of the Aeoliella mucimassa genome:
- the ahcY gene encoding adenosylhomocysteinase — protein sequence MPELETAKLPYKVLDCTPEEFERLAAWGRKEIELAENEMPGLMALREKYGKEKPLTGARIAGCLHMTIQTAVLIETLVELGAEVTWSSCNIFSTQDHAAVAIAKAGIPVYAWKGMSEEEFDWCIEQTLHFPSGEPLNLILDDGGDLTFMVHKKFPELLGEIKGLSEETTTGVHRLYQMHAKGELKCPAINVNDSVTKSKFDNLYGCRESLADGIKRATDIMVAGKVCVVAGYGDVGKGSAQSLRGFGARVLVTEIDPIIALQAAMEGFEVTTMEDAVTEGDIFVTTTGNRDIITGEHMSQMKNDAIVCNIGHFDLEIDMAWLEGQVKDGKVTKTNIKPPREGAVDKYTFADGHSILILAQGRLVNLGCATGHPSFVMSASFTNQVMAQLALWGEDEEFPVGVHVLPKYLDEEVARLHLGKLGVKLTKMTDTQSEYLGVPVDGPYKPDHYRY from the coding sequence GTGCCTGAACTCGAAACCGCAAAGCTGCCGTACAAAGTTCTGGATTGCACCCCGGAAGAATTCGAGCGGTTGGCCGCTTGGGGTCGCAAAGAAATTGAACTGGCCGAAAACGAAATGCCAGGCTTGATGGCTTTGCGCGAAAAGTATGGAAAAGAAAAACCGCTTACGGGCGCCCGCATCGCTGGCTGCCTGCACATGACCATTCAGACCGCGGTTCTGATTGAAACCCTGGTCGAGCTTGGTGCCGAAGTAACCTGGAGCAGCTGCAATATTTTCAGCACCCAGGATCACGCCGCGGTGGCGATCGCCAAGGCAGGCATTCCCGTTTACGCCTGGAAGGGCATGAGCGAGGAAGAGTTCGATTGGTGCATCGAGCAAACGCTGCACTTCCCTAGCGGCGAACCACTGAACCTGATCCTCGACGACGGTGGCGACCTGACCTTCATGGTCCACAAGAAGTTCCCCGAACTCTTGGGCGAGATCAAAGGCCTGAGCGAAGAGACCACCACCGGTGTTCACCGCCTGTACCAGATGCACGCCAAGGGCGAGCTGAAGTGCCCGGCGATCAACGTGAACGACTCGGTGACCAAGAGCAAGTTCGACAACCTGTACGGCTGCCGCGAGTCGCTGGCCGACGGCATCAAGCGTGCTACCGACATCATGGTAGCTGGCAAGGTGTGCGTCGTGGCTGGTTACGGCGACGTCGGCAAGGGCAGTGCCCAGAGCCTGCGTGGTTTCGGCGCTCGCGTGCTGGTCACCGAAATCGATCCGATTATCGCCCTGCAAGCGGCGATGGAAGGTTTCGAAGTCACCACGATGGAAGACGCAGTGACTGAAGGCGACATCTTCGTCACCACCACTGGCAACCGCGACATCATCACTGGCGAGCACATGAGCCAGATGAAGAACGACGCGATCGTCTGCAACATCGGCCACTTCGATCTCGAGATCGACATGGCTTGGCTCGAAGGCCAAGTGAAGGATGGCAAGGTCACCAAGACCAACATCAAGCCTCCTCGCGAAGGTGCGGTCGACAAGTACACCTTTGCCGATGGTCACTCGATTCTCATCCTGGCCCAGGGCCGGTTGGTGAATCTTGGTTGTGCCACGGGTCACCCCTCGTTCGTGATGAGTGCCTCGTTCACCAACCAGGTGATGGCTCAACTCGCGCTGTGGGGCGAGGACGAAGAGTTCCCCGTCGGCGTCCACGTGCTGCCGAAGTACCTCGACGAAGAGGTCGCCCGTCTGCACCTCGGCAAGCTTGGGGTGAAGCTCACCAAGATGACCGATACCCAGAGCGAGTACCTCGGCGTGCCGGTCGATGGCCCTTACAAGCCCGACCACTACCGCTACTAA
- a CDS encoding phosphoribosylanthranilate isomerase has product MPIPFRIKVCGLTSREQMVSVVEAGADALGLNYYEKSKRFVGEWKLPPLGELEDIGQQAITLVGLFVNHPVEVVNYTAARVGLRWVQLHGDEPPEYLPLLDPSLKIMRAYRTDNWERVLADLDACRSCGRNPDAILLDANVLGHYGGTGETADWQAFADRDREQQLPPLILAGGLTPENVAEAIRVVQPDGVDVASGVESTPGIKDIERVKQFVSAAKSALHPA; this is encoded by the coding sequence ATGCCGATCCCCTTTCGTATAAAAGTGTGCGGACTTACCTCCCGCGAGCAGATGGTGTCGGTGGTCGAAGCGGGGGCCGACGCGTTGGGACTGAACTACTACGAAAAGAGCAAACGCTTTGTCGGCGAGTGGAAACTGCCACCGCTCGGCGAGTTGGAGGACATCGGCCAGCAAGCGATCACGCTCGTGGGACTCTTCGTGAACCACCCTGTAGAGGTAGTGAACTACACGGCCGCTCGCGTCGGCTTGCGATGGGTGCAGCTGCACGGCGACGAGCCCCCTGAGTATTTACCGTTACTCGATCCGAGCTTGAAGATCATGCGGGCGTATCGCACCGACAACTGGGAGCGAGTGCTAGCAGACCTCGACGCGTGTCGCTCGTGCGGGCGAAACCCCGATGCGATCTTGCTGGATGCCAACGTACTCGGCCACTACGGTGGCACTGGTGAAACGGCCGACTGGCAAGCATTTGCCGACCGCGATCGCGAGCAACAACTGCCGCCGCTCATTCTGGCCGGAGGGCTGACGCCCGAGAACGTTGCCGAGGCGATTCGCGTCGTGCAACCCGACGGGGTCGACGTCGCCAGCGGTGTCGAAAGCACACCTGGCATCAAGGATATCGAGCGCGTGAAGCAATTTGTCAGCGCGGCAAAATCCGCTTTGCATCCCGCCTAA
- a CDS encoding ExeA family protein → MPTIADLARATERVFPTHARVDRYYPAAAAEEARGILGRCLDRGEGPALLIGAPGTGKSMLLQVLAGDIGKNRPVVCLTSAQLCTRRALLQSILFELGQPYRQRDEGDLRLALMDYLSSGDVRTTGMLLLVDEAQSLPVRLLEELRILGNVAYQGTPVVRLLLAGSQALEETFTEPEIEAFNQRIAARCYMSPLSHGDTAQMVRGHLAAAGVDPDKLFTADALDAVFRATDGIARLVNQVCDRALVLAAEHGDLQVTKRSVENAWADLQQLPTPWNLPDTPEIAGHEPEQEQVVEYGPLSEDDGEYELAESTVETSPVTARIHQPEADSESDAEELELELELELEASIEVGEAFETPVAESQEQPPAAIESVTSVVEPVTELVAMEPMQPVEPTPSVDDLFGDDFEEEVVINEFASLEQAIPARRPRVTSTSDADLGQMLSNVSLPVEQNSVLINQPAGVIDEAEPLEELELEAEKPFAGFSVVEVDGLDDGEHAVDPTELDEDTEEELFDQVTNLAEEADRAAQPSEHSLSTEDDILVIEDEMSLPIDTAAAHRADYRQLFKTLRYNN, encoded by the coding sequence ATGCCTACGATTGCCGATCTGGCCCGCGCCACGGAGCGTGTGTTCCCAACTCATGCCCGGGTGGATCGCTACTATCCTGCTGCTGCTGCCGAAGAGGCGCGCGGCATCCTCGGACGCTGTCTCGATCGCGGCGAAGGCCCTGCCTTGCTGATCGGCGCGCCTGGCACTGGCAAGTCGATGCTCTTGCAGGTGCTTGCCGGCGATATCGGCAAGAACCGCCCGGTCGTTTGTCTCACCAGTGCCCAACTCTGCACCCGTCGGGCGTTGCTGCAGTCCATTTTGTTTGAGCTGGGTCAGCCTTATCGTCAGCGCGACGAAGGCGACCTGCGACTCGCTTTGATGGACTACTTATCGTCGGGCGATGTTCGCACCACGGGCATGTTGCTACTGGTCGACGAAGCCCAGTCGCTGCCGGTGCGGCTGCTCGAAGAGCTGCGCATCCTGGGCAATGTCGCCTACCAGGGGACTCCCGTCGTGCGGCTGTTGCTCGCTGGTTCGCAGGCGCTCGAGGAAACGTTCACCGAGCCCGAGATCGAGGCCTTCAATCAACGCATCGCGGCTCGTTGTTACATGTCTCCTTTGAGTCACGGCGACACCGCCCAAATGGTGCGCGGGCACCTGGCTGCTGCTGGGGTCGATCCCGACAAACTCTTCACTGCCGATGCGCTGGATGCAGTTTTTCGGGCGACCGATGGCATCGCGCGATTGGTCAACCAGGTGTGCGATCGGGCGTTGGTGTTGGCCGCCGAGCATGGCGACCTGCAGGTCACGAAGCGAAGCGTCGAGAATGCATGGGCCGATCTGCAGCAACTGCCGACCCCGTGGAACCTGCCCGACACGCCGGAGATCGCGGGGCACGAGCCCGAGCAAGAGCAGGTGGTAGAGTATGGCCCGCTCTCCGAAGACGACGGGGAGTACGAGCTGGCCGAGTCGACCGTGGAAACCTCTCCGGTGACCGCCCGTATTCATCAGCCGGAAGCCGACAGCGAATCGGATGCAGAGGAGCTGGAACTCGAACTCGAGCTCGAGCTGGAGGCTTCGATCGAGGTAGGCGAAGCGTTTGAGACTCCTGTGGCCGAGTCTCAAGAGCAACCGCCTGCTGCGATCGAGTCGGTTACCAGCGTTGTTGAGCCGGTCACCGAGTTGGTGGCCATGGAGCCCATGCAACCGGTCGAGCCGACTCCGAGTGTCGACGACCTGTTTGGTGACGATTTCGAAGAAGAAGTGGTGATCAACGAGTTTGCCTCGCTCGAGCAAGCGATTCCGGCAAGGCGTCCTCGTGTTACCAGCACCAGTGATGCCGATCTGGGGCAGATGCTCAGCAATGTGAGTTTGCCAGTCGAGCAGAACAGCGTGCTCATCAACCAGCCTGCTGGGGTGATCGACGAAGCCGAACCGCTGGAGGAACTGGAGCTGGAAGCGGAGAAACCATTCGCTGGTTTCAGCGTGGTGGAAGTCGATGGACTGGACGATGGAGAGCATGCGGTCGATCCGACAGAGTTGGACGAAGATACCGAAGAAGAACTGTTCGATCAGGTGACCAATCTGGCCGAAGAGGCCGACCGTGCGGCTCAGCCCTCGGAACACTCGCTGTCGACCGAAGACGATATACTGGTGATCGAAGACGAGATGTCGCTGCCGATCGATACGGCCGCCGCGCATCGCGCCGACTATCGTCAGTTGTTCAAGACGCTGCGATACAACAACTAG
- a CDS encoding SDR family oxidoreductase: MTNFLVTGGAGFIGSHIATALVERGEQVRVVDNLSSGFRRNLDHLAGKVELIEGNAGDAKIMASALEGVEVVYHEAALASVPASVRDPLRSHAECATATVNVLTEAHKAGARRVILAASSAAYGDRPTPIKCEDDPLDPLSPYAAAKIASEYYCQAFTKSFGLETVCLRYFNVYGPRQDPTSEYSAVIPIFVSKMLAGERPTVYGDGLQSRDFVYVADVVQANLLAAESTKAVGQSINVACGRQATLLDLIAAVNGALGTEIEPIFAEARAGDVRDSLADVSKAKELLGYEPSVDLAEGLKRSIDYYREIAK, encoded by the coding sequence ATGACGAACTTCTTAGTTACCGGCGGGGCAGGTTTCATTGGATCGCACATCGCTACGGCGCTCGTCGAGCGGGGCGAGCAGGTGCGGGTGGTCGACAACCTGTCGAGCGGTTTTCGTCGCAACCTCGACCATCTGGCTGGCAAAGTCGAACTGATTGAAGGCAACGCCGGCGATGCGAAGATTATGGCCTCGGCCCTCGAAGGGGTGGAAGTCGTCTATCACGAGGCCGCGTTGGCGTCGGTCCCCGCGAGCGTCCGCGATCCGTTGCGATCGCACGCGGAATGCGCGACCGCGACGGTCAACGTGCTGACCGAAGCCCACAAGGCGGGGGCGCGAAGGGTGATTCTGGCCGCCTCGAGCGCTGCGTATGGCGATCGCCCCACGCCGATCAAGTGCGAGGACGACCCGCTCGATCCCCTCTCTCCCTACGCGGCCGCCAAGATTGCCAGCGAGTACTACTGTCAGGCGTTTACCAAGAGCTTTGGGCTCGAAACGGTTTGCTTGCGGTACTTCAATGTCTATGGCCCCCGGCAAGATCCCACCAGCGAGTACTCGGCCGTGATACCGATCTTCGTCAGCAAGATGCTGGCCGGCGAGCGCCCCACGGTTTACGGCGACGGACTGCAGTCGCGCGACTTTGTGTACGTGGCCGACGTGGTGCAGGCCAATCTGCTGGCGGCCGAGTCGACCAAAGCGGTCGGCCAGTCGATCAACGTCGCCTGCGGTCGGCAAGCAACGCTGCTCGATTTGATCGCGGCCGTGAACGGAGCGTTGGGAACCGAGATCGAACCGATCTTCGCCGAAGCCCGCGCCGGCGACGTCCGCGATAGCCTGGCCGACGTGTCGAAGGCCAAAGAGCTGTTGGGCTACGAGCCATCGGTTGATCTTGCCGAGGGGCTCAAGCGATCGATCGATTACTATCGCGAGATTGCCAAGTGA
- the obgE gene encoding GTPase ObgE, with amino-acid sequence MFVDRVEIELQAGRGGDGCVSFRREKFIPRGGPDGGDGGNGGSIIVVAEAGVDSLAAMAHRKHWRAKSGTPGSGSNRHGANADDLIIRVPPGTLVRDSKHNLVLRDLANAGDQVVAARGGQGGKGNARFKSSTNQVPRESTPGTEGEQRMIVFELKLIADVGLLGKPNAGKSTLLSRVSRARPEIANYPFTTKKPNLGIVQVDLDTEFVMADIPGLIEGAHSGAGLGLEFLRHVERTRVLLHLVEPMPMDQSDPMANYQAIRKELEEYSADLAARPEIIAVSKAELPGAAELAEQLAAETGREVFTFSAVTGEGLKELLGRTFTMLKDAPE; translated from the coding sequence ATGTTTGTCGACCGCGTAGAAATCGAATTGCAAGCCGGCCGCGGTGGCGACGGGTGCGTGAGCTTTCGTCGCGAGAAGTTCATCCCCCGCGGTGGTCCCGACGGCGGCGACGGCGGCAACGGTGGCAGCATCATCGTCGTGGCCGAAGCCGGAGTCGACAGCCTGGCCGCGATGGCCCATCGTAAACACTGGCGAGCCAAGAGCGGCACGCCTGGCTCTGGCAGCAATCGCCATGGAGCGAACGCCGACGACCTGATCATCCGCGTCCCGCCCGGCACGCTGGTTCGCGACTCCAAACACAATCTCGTGCTCCGCGACTTGGCCAACGCCGGCGACCAGGTAGTAGCCGCCCGCGGCGGGCAGGGTGGCAAAGGCAACGCACGCTTCAAAAGCTCCACGAATCAGGTTCCGCGCGAGTCGACCCCCGGTACCGAAGGCGAGCAGCGAATGATCGTGTTCGAGCTGAAGCTGATTGCCGACGTCGGCCTGCTTGGCAAACCGAACGCGGGCAAGAGCACGCTGCTGAGTCGAGTATCACGGGCGCGGCCCGAGATTGCCAACTACCCGTTCACGACCAAGAAGCCGAACCTCGGTATCGTCCAAGTCGACCTCGACACCGAGTTCGTGATGGCCGACATCCCGGGCCTGATCGAAGGGGCCCATAGCGGCGCCGGCCTGGGGCTCGAGTTCCTCCGGCATGTCGAGCGCACGCGAGTGTTGCTGCATCTGGTCGAGCCGATGCCGATGGATCAATCGGATCCGATGGCCAACTATCAAGCCATCCGCAAGGAACTCGAAGAGTACTCGGCCGATCTGGCGGCCCGCCCCGAAATCATCGCGGTAAGCAAGGCCGAACTCCCCGGCGCGGCCGAACTGGCCGAGCAACTCGCTGCCGAAACAGGCCGCGAAGTGTTTACCTTCTCGGCGGTTACCGGCGAAGGGCTCAAGGAACTACTCGGCCGCACGTTTACGATGCTCAAGGACGCCCCAGAGTAG
- the rpmA gene encoding 50S ribosomal protein L27, translating into MAHKKGQGSSRNGRDSNAQRRGVKKYGGEKVIPGNILIRQLGNKYHPGIGVGQGKDYTLFALVEGQVMFDREGRRINVVPTA; encoded by the coding sequence ATGGCACATAAAAAAGGTCAAGGTTCGAGCCGCAACGGTCGCGATTCGAATGCCCAACGTCGCGGCGTAAAGAAGTACGGCGGCGAAAAGGTGATTCCGGGCAACATCCTGATCCGTCAGCTCGGCAACAAGTACCACCCCGGCATCGGCGTTGGCCAAGGCAAGGACTACACCTTGTTTGCTTTGGTCGAAGGCCAAGTGATGTTCGACCGCGAAGGTCGCCGGATAAACGTGGTTCCCACTGCCTAA
- a CDS encoding EF-hand domain-containing protein — MTKWLMLCLTPLAMLLATSVYAQDGPPARERGQRNPERMKQLIERFDNDGDGELSVKERQAARKAFAERQANRGPRDGRGPQAERGPREGRGPQAQRGPREGRGPQAQRGPRDGAKKPEGKGKPDAAKAKGDKAKLAKDKSPKAKAAKGKPAAAKPTGMPSPDAIFDRLDANDDGVLSKEEFATLAKRMQAVRQNMQRSMSQRRGPTGGGPRVAMQSKGPNGPRQRGEFQGRGGRGPGQGGPAAGGPGRSGFGPRGAAAKSDSDDETPKPEFQGRGNRGPGRGGPAFGGPGRGGQGGPAAGFGRGGFGRSGDEAKADDADDKAKAEAPARGGRGGFGQGGPGFGGPGFGGPGFGGPGRGFGRPQAEADGE, encoded by the coding sequence ATGACCAAATGGTTGATGCTGTGCTTGACACCGCTGGCCATGCTGCTGGCGACTTCCGTTTACGCACAAGACGGACCACCCGCCCGGGAACGCGGCCAGCGCAATCCCGAGAGGATGAAGCAACTAATCGAGCGTTTCGACAACGATGGCGATGGTGAGCTAAGCGTCAAAGAACGTCAAGCCGCTCGCAAAGCGTTTGCCGAACGCCAAGCCAATCGTGGACCACGCGATGGTCGCGGACCTCAAGCCGAACGTGGACCACGCGAAGGTCGCGGACCACAGGCCCAACGCGGACCACGTGAAGGACGCGGACCGCAGGCCCAACGTGGACCACGCGATGGTGCAAAGAAACCAGAAGGCAAGGGCAAGCCCGATGCCGCGAAGGCCAAAGGCGACAAGGCCAAACTAGCCAAGGATAAGTCTCCAAAGGCCAAGGCAGCCAAAGGCAAGCCAGCTGCTGCGAAGCCGACCGGCATGCCATCGCCCGATGCGATTTTCGATCGCCTCGACGCCAACGACGATGGCGTTTTGAGCAAGGAAGAGTTCGCGACCCTCGCCAAACGCATGCAAGCGGTACGTCAGAATATGCAACGCAGCATGAGCCAACGCCGAGGACCCACAGGGGGTGGACCTCGCGTGGCCATGCAATCGAAGGGCCCCAATGGTCCTCGTCAACGCGGTGAGTTCCAAGGCCGTGGCGGTCGCGGACCCGGCCAAGGTGGACCAGCGGCTGGTGGTCCCGGACGTAGTGGTTTCGGCCCTCGCGGCGCGGCAGCCAAGTCCGATAGCGACGACGAGACCCCCAAGCCCGAGTTCCAGGGTCGCGGTAATCGCGGTCCTGGTCGCGGTGGCCCCGCCTTCGGCGGCCCCGGTCGTGGCGGACAGGGCGGTCCGGCGGCTGGCTTCGGACGCGGTGGCTTCGGACGCAGCGGCGATGAAGCCAAGGCCGACGATGCCGACGACAAGGCGAAAGCCGAAGCCCCAGCCCGCGGTGGACGCGGCGGCTTTGGCCAAGGTGGTCCTGGATTCGGCGGCCCCGGATTCGGTGGACCTGGCTTTGGCGGACCGGGCCGTGGCTTCGGTCGTCCGCAAGCAGAGGCAGATGGCGAATAG
- a CDS encoding DUF1559 domain-containing protein: MRQTNSSRHAAMRGFTLVELLVVIAIIGTLVALLLPAVQSARESGRRATCTNNIRQLALAMQNYDSSAGHLPGYVNDIENTRSAKDNNFQYTEARQATWVVMLFPYLEQQALWDNWSDATQSLSDSANTPELPMLECTSNARDIPGSPWLSYVANSGQLMTDPTRNGVGESAANGVFVDRSVNLNALPSTGAADGRESAKPPQVSIGSILDGTSNTVMFSENLYTFYWTYVDGNNNPVANSQNKDDIFKDNPHWFGFGWTNSTASGNDGQCDTNWLKINGVSKDAAPIIYMNKLDDCYSYPSSNHPGGVNMAFCDARVEFVTDGIDLTVYGQLLTSNARRSSYAPGGTPDRNLPPVSGDAF, encoded by the coding sequence ATGAGGCAAACCAATTCCAGTCGCCACGCAGCGATGCGCGGCTTCACCCTGGTCGAACTGCTGGTGGTCATCGCGATTATCGGCACGCTGGTCGCACTGCTGCTGCCGGCCGTGCAAAGCGCCCGCGAGTCGGGTCGCCGCGCGACATGCACCAACAACATCCGTCAGCTTGCTCTGGCGATGCAGAACTACGATTCGAGCGCTGGCCACCTGCCTGGCTACGTGAACGATATCGAGAACACCCGAAGCGCCAAAGACAACAACTTTCAGTATACCGAGGCTCGTCAGGCCACTTGGGTCGTGATGCTCTTCCCCTACCTCGAGCAGCAAGCCCTGTGGGATAATTGGTCGGACGCAACTCAGTCGTTGAGCGACTCGGCGAACACGCCTGAACTGCCAATGCTCGAATGCACGAGCAACGCCCGCGATATTCCGGGCAGCCCTTGGTTGTCGTATGTTGCCAACAGTGGTCAGCTAATGACCGACCCCACCCGCAATGGTGTCGGCGAATCGGCTGCGAACGGGGTGTTTGTCGATCGCAGTGTTAACCTTAACGCACTACCAAGCACGGGGGCTGCCGACGGCCGCGAAAGCGCAAAGCCACCGCAGGTGTCGATCGGTTCGATTCTCGACGGCACGAGCAACACGGTCATGTTCAGCGAGAACCTCTACACGTTCTACTGGACCTACGTCGATGGCAACAACAACCCAGTGGCCAACTCGCAAAACAAGGACGACATCTTCAAAGACAATCCTCACTGGTTCGGCTTTGGTTGGACCAACTCCACCGCCTCGGGTAACGACGGACAGTGCGACACGAATTGGCTGAAGATCAACGGTGTCTCGAAGGACGCGGCCCCGATCATCTACATGAACAAATTGGACGATTGCTATTCGTACCCCTCGAGCAACCATCCCGGTGGTGTGAACATGGCGTTCTGCGACGCTCGCGTGGAGTTCGTTACCGATGGCATCGACCTGACCGTGTACGGCCAGCTATTGACGTCCAACGCTCGCCGCTCGTCGTACGCTCCTGGCGGCACGCCCGATCGCAACTTGCCACCAGTGTCGGGCGACGCGTTCTAA
- the fae gene encoding formaldehyde-activating enzyme, producing MSMYIGEALAGDGNEIAHIDLLVGSKDGPVGVAFANALARQSEGHSNLLAVLTPNLAVKPATVMVTKVTIKGMKQAVQMFGPAQAAVAKAVADSVADGVIAQDAAEDLVCVCGVFIHPEAEDDKKIYDYNYEATKMAIKNAMEGKPTAAEMIAGKDEAAHPFRGF from the coding sequence ATGTCCATGTATATTGGCGAAGCCCTGGCGGGCGACGGAAACGAAATTGCCCACATCGACCTGCTCGTCGGCAGCAAAGATGGCCCCGTAGGCGTTGCTTTTGCCAACGCACTGGCTCGTCAGAGCGAAGGCCACTCCAACCTGCTGGCCGTACTCACCCCCAACCTGGCGGTAAAGCCCGCTACGGTCATGGTTACCAAGGTCACCATTAAAGGCATGAAGCAAGCGGTGCAGATGTTCGGCCCGGCTCAGGCTGCCGTAGCCAAAGCGGTTGCCGATAGCGTCGCCGACGGCGTGATTGCCCAAGATGCTGCCGAGGACCTCGTCTGCGTTTGCGGCGTGTTCATCCACCCCGAGGCCGAGGACGACAAGAAAATCTACGACTACAACTACGAAGCCACCAAGATGGCGATCAAGAACGCGATGGAAGGCAAGCCGACCGCCGCGGAGATGATTGCCGGGAAGGATGAAGCAGCCCATCCGTTCCGCGGATTCTAA
- a CDS encoding NAD(P)-dependent methylenetetrahydromethanopterin dehydrogenase, with protein sequence MPAKILICLDTDPQPSVFDSVVAVDSGADHLFRHAGVTPDVVRDLVYGAIFTRSPGELHDTAIFVGGSDVALGEQVLAEVVNTCFGPMRVSAMLDSSGSNTTAAAAVLAAGRHVELAQSTATVLAATGPVGQRVVRMLAEDGARVRLCSRRLASAEATAESIRQQLPAAKIECFATADEAGLRQSLTGSNLVFGCGAAGVELLPAAVRSDFADLQVAIDLNAVPPVGIEGIEVGDKAIEQAGTLCYGAIGIGGTKMKIHRAAIARLFTANDLVLDAPQIYALGKEIEAGK encoded by the coding sequence ATGCCAGCCAAGATTCTTATCTGCCTCGATACCGACCCTCAGCCGAGCGTGTTCGATAGCGTGGTGGCAGTCGACTCGGGGGCCGACCATCTGTTCCGCCATGCGGGCGTGACCCCCGACGTGGTTCGCGACTTGGTCTACGGAGCCATCTTCACCCGAAGTCCGGGCGAGCTGCATGACACTGCGATTTTCGTCGGCGGCAGCGACGTTGCCCTCGGCGAGCAAGTGCTGGCCGAGGTGGTCAACACTTGCTTTGGCCCGATGCGAGTATCGGCCATGCTCGACTCGAGCGGTTCCAATACCACGGCCGCCGCGGCGGTGCTGGCCGCTGGCCGGCACGTAGAACTTGCCCAATCGACCGCCACGGTGCTGGCCGCTACCGGCCCGGTGGGCCAGCGAGTGGTCCGTATGCTGGCCGAAGACGGCGCCCGCGTTCGACTCTGCTCCCGGCGACTCGCGAGCGCCGAAGCCACTGCCGAGTCGATTCGCCAGCAGTTGCCAGCGGCCAAGATCGAGTGTTTCGCCACGGCCGACGAAGCGGGACTGCGACAGTCGCTCACCGGCTCGAACCTGGTATTCGGCTGCGGAGCAGCAGGGGTCGAGTTGCTGCCAGCAGCGGTTCGCAGCGACTTCGCCGACTTGCAAGTCGCGATCGATCTGAACGCGGTACCGCCGGTCGGCATCGAGGGGATCGAGGTCGGCGACAAAGCGATCGAACAGGCAGGCACCCTCTGCTACGGAGCCATCGGTATCGGTGGCACCAAGATGAAAATCCACCGCGCGGCCATCGCCCGACTCTTCACGGCCAACGACCTGGTGCTCGACGCCCCGCAGATTTACGCGCTGGGCAAAGAAATCGAAGCGGGTAAATAA
- a CDS encoding ankyrin repeat domain-containing protein, whose translation MRRIWIVALLVLVAGCGNSTWHQKFDWNAEDYFDDPQVIALCKAIEANDLEEMEQLIQAGADVTATGKDNMTPLLWAFPDNKLERFKKLLEHGADPNVIVRSDFNTHSSGIRPGFSITHMACKTSFPGYFEAVFEHGGDPNLVEQGQGIIPETPIFKIVRNRPADQKERIVTLISLGADLDFINGADVTPCMQAVSWGEQFDLVLFLLEKGADWKVYQTTINARLAHKMIMCKRLRGNRWTPETKRQYDEVKQWLESQGESFEDAEKDLDRRQSWQSLPPHEYSLRIEAEIAERKRREAQKQPGQK comes from the coding sequence ATGCGTAGGATTTGGATTGTTGCACTTCTAGTACTCGTAGCTGGCTGTGGTAACTCGACTTGGCATCAGAAGTTCGACTGGAACGCGGAAGACTACTTTGACGACCCGCAAGTCATCGCTCTTTGCAAAGCCATCGAAGCCAACGACCTGGAAGAGATGGAGCAATTGATCCAAGCAGGGGCCGACGTTACCGCAACCGGCAAGGATAACATGACGCCTCTTTTGTGGGCGTTTCCAGACAACAAGCTTGAGCGATTTAAGAAACTCCTAGAGCATGGCGCCGATCCAAACGTCATTGTTCGAAGCGATTTCAATACGCACAGCTCCGGCATTCGTCCTGGCTTCTCAATCACGCATATGGCCTGCAAAACCAGTTTTCCGGGATACTTTGAAGCGGTGTTCGAACACGGAGGGGATCCCAACCTGGTGGAACAAGGTCAAGGAATTATCCCCGAAACACCTATCTTTAAAATTGTCAGAAACAGGCCCGCTGATCAGAAAGAGCGAATTGTAACCCTAATCAGCCTAGGGGCCGATCTCGACTTCATCAATGGTGCCGATGTAACCCCCTGCATGCAAGCAGTAAGTTGGGGCGAACAGTTTGATCTTGTACTATTTTTGCTCGAAAAAGGTGCGGATTGGAAAGTCTATCAGACCACCATAAACGCCCGGCTTGCCCATAAGATGATAATGTGCAAACGTCTTCGTGGAAACAGATGGACACCCGAAACGAAACGGCAATACGATGAAGTAAAGCAATGGCTGGAATCGCAAGGCGAATCGTTTGAAGACGCTGAAAAGGATCTTGATCGACGGCAATCCTGGCAGTCGCTACCTCCCCACGAGTATTCTCTACGAATTGAGGCTGAAATAGCGGAGCGTAAAAGACGAGAAGCACAAAAGCAACCAGGGCAGAAGTAG